From a single Drosophila sulfurigaster albostrigata strain 15112-1811.04 chromosome 3, ASM2355843v2, whole genome shotgun sequence genomic region:
- the LOC133844305 gene encoding kinesin-like protein unc-104 isoform X1 yields MIAAISPADINYDETLSTLRYADRAKQIVCKAVVNEDANAKLIRELKEEIQKLRDLLKAEGIEVQEGPDGKVVCEKRDANNSTLTEDEITKSTVIKSPTKGRNRNGSTTEMAVDQLQASEKLIAELNETWEEKLKRTEEIRLQREAVFAEMGVAVKEDGITVGVFSPKKTPHLVNLNEDPNLSECLLYYIKDGLTRLGTHEANVPQDIQLSGSHILKEHCTFENRNSTVTLLPHKDAIIFINGRKLVEPEVLKTGSRVILGKNHVFRFTNPEQARELREKITENEAENEVEKADTQQVDWNFAQCELLEKQGIDLKAEMKKRLDNLEEQYKREKLQADQQFEEQRKSYEARIDALQKQVEEQSMTMSMYSSYSPEDFHQEEDVYTNPMYESCWTAREAGLAAWAFRKWRYHQFTSLRDDLWGNAIFLKEANAISVELKKKVQFQFTLLTDTLYSPLPPELASSVAPLQQDDEYGAPPVSKTLVAVEVTDTKNGATHYWSLEKLRYRLELMRQVYNVESPPSSMLFDTSSIEASGNGLTLTEMPPPLTLSMQYTQTQPQSQMMLEQPELNVRDRQASPSRLTLANLIPSRQRLELMREMYHNEAELSPTSPDYNVESLTGGDPFYDRFPWFRMVGRSFIYLSNLLYPVPLVHKVAIVNERGDVRGYLRIAVQPVLDEESIEFNNGVKQSARLVFNEDDAKPKYRALNEKDDVQRYIDNGGIDSKLEELEDADSGRGIDSNSASECQENAEEPGEHLQVGKEFTFRVTVLQATGIGAEYADIFCQFNFLHRHEEAFSTEPVKNSASGAPLGFYHVQNITVPVTKSFIEYLKTQPIMFKIFGHYQTHPLHKDAKQEFVSRPPPRRMLPPSIPISQPVRSPKFGPLPCPPSSTVLAKHDVLVWFEICELAPNGEYVPSVVEHSDDLPCRGLFLLHQGIQRRIRITIVHEPTPEVKWKDINELVVGRIRNTPESSDEQDEDACVLSLGLFPGEVLDVPGDDRSFYRFEAAWDSSLHNSALLNRVSQGGETIYITLSAYLELENCARPAIITKDLSMVIYGRDARTGPRSLKHLFSGQYRNPEANRLSGVYELSLRRASEAGSPGVQRRQRRVLDTSSTYVRGEENLHGWRPRGDSLIFDHQWELEKLTRLEEVGRMRHLLLLRERLGMDTNPNPTTKTEKDVCNLAARAATSPVHMVIPQSPQTPVKDPQQIMPEREYNQREQELMLKCLKLVQGRYNRVDPNEPQSQTDVSPSDEGCADMTVSCISSNSMENHKFVIRHRLCSPDRADAPNGWEAPAPATQPALPLRLYVPELEEIRVSPVVARKGLLNVLEHGGSGWKKRWVIVRRPYVFIYRSEKDPVERAVLNLATAHVECSEDQAAMVKIPNTFSVVTKHRGYLLQTLGDKEVHDWLYAINPLLAGQIKSRLARRTLEPASQTASQIQASSVVNQNAANK; encoded by the exons ATGATCGCTGCTATCTCGCCAGCTGACATTAATTACGACGAGACCCTCAGTACTCTACG CTATGCTGATCGTGCCAAGCAAATTGTCTGCAAGGCTGTTGTCAATGAGGATGCGAATGCAAAACTTATACGGGAGCTCAAAGAGGAAATTCAGAAACTTCGCGACCTGCTCAAGGCCGAGGGCATTGAGGTGCAAGAAG GACCCGATGGCAAAGTGGTGTGTGAGAAGCGCGATGCGAATA ATTCTACTCTTACAGAGGACGAGATTACCAAGTCGACGGTTATTAAGTCGCCCACCAAAGGACGCAATCGTAATGGTTCCACCACGGAGATGGCAGTGGATCAGCTGCAAGCCAGCGAGAAGCTTATTGCAG AACTTAATGAAACCTGGGAGGAGAAACTCAAACGCACTGAGGAAATACGTTTGCAGCGCGAAGCAGTCTTTGCCGAAATGGGAGTGGCCGTTAAGGAGGATGGCATCACAGTTGGAGTTTTCTCACCCAAGAAGACCCCGCATCTGGTGAATCTCAACGAAGATCCCAATTTGTCAGAGTGCCTGCTCTATTACATTAAGGATGGTTTAACGCGTCTTGGCACACATGAGGCTAATGTGCCACAGGACATTCAGCTGTCTGGTTCGCACATCTTAAAGGAACATTGCACTTTTGAGAATCGAAATAGCACCGTTACTTTGTTGCCTCACAAGGATGCCATAATTTTCATCAATGGACGCAAGTTGGTCGAGCCAGAGGTGCTCAAGACTGGCTCTCGTGTCATTCTGGGCAAGAACCATGTGTTCCGCTTCACCAATCCGGAACAGGCTCGCGAGCTGCGCGAAAAAATTACTGAAAACGAGGCCGAGAACGAGGTAGAAAAGGCCGATACACAGCAGGTGGATTGGAACTTTGCGCAGTGTGAACTCTTGGAGAAACAGGGCATTGATCTTAAGGCTGAGATGAAGAAACGTCTCGACAATCTTGAGGAGCAATATAAGCGAGAGAAACTTCAAGCCGATCAGCAGTTCGAGGAGCAACGCAAGTCCTACGAGGCTCGCATTGATGCTCTGCAAAAGCAGGTGGAAGAACAATCCATGACCATGTCCATGTACAGCAGCTACTCACCCGAGGATTTTCATCAGGAGGAGGACGTTTACA CTAATCCGATGTACGAGTCCTGCTGGACAGCACGAGAGGCAGGGTTGGCGGCTTGGGCTTTCCGCAAGTGGCGCTATCATCAGTTTACTTCACTGCGTGACGATCTTTGGGGCAATGCCATATTCCTTAAGGAGGCAAATGCCATTTCCGTGGAGCTCAAGAAGAAG GTACAATTCCAATTTACCCTTTTGACCGACACTCTGTACTCACCGCTACCCCCGGAGCTGGCCTCAAGTGTGGCGCCTCTGCAGCAAGATGACGAGTATGGAGCACCACCAGTTTCCAAGACTCTGGTCGCTGTGGAGGTTACTGACACAAAGAATGGAGCTACACATTATTGGTCACTGGAGAAGCTACG CTATCGCCTCGAGTTGATGCGACAAGTGTACAATGTCGAGAGCCCGCCATCATCGATGCTATTCGATACGTCCAGCATTGAGGCAAGCGGCAATGGACTCACTCTGACCGAGATGCCACCACCACTTACCCTTTCCATGCAGTACACACAGACTCAGCCCCAATCTCAGATGATGTTGGAGCAGCCAGAGCTGAATGTGAGGGACCGTCAGGCATCCCCATCGCGTTTGACATTGGCGAATCTGATACCTTCTAG ACAACGATTAGAGCTAATGCGTGAAATGTATCACAATGAAGCGGAGCTGAGTCCAACCTCACCCGATTACAATGTGGAGAGTCTAACTGGTGGCGATCCATTCTATGATCGCTTCCCCTGGTTCCGCATGGTCGGTCGGTCGTTTATTTACCTGAGCAACTTGCTCTATCCCGTTCCATTGGTCCACAAGGTGGCCATTGTTAACGAACGCGGCGATGTGCGCGGATATCTTCGTATTGCTGTACAACCAGTTTTGGATGAGGAATCGATTGAATTCAACAATGGCGTCAAACAGTCTGCTCGTTTAGTATTCAATGAGGACGATGCCAAGCCCAAGTATCGTGCTCTCAATGAGAAGGATGATGTGCAGCGTTATATTGACAATGGAGGAATCGACAGCAAGCTTGAGG AACTTGAAGATGCCGACTCTGGTCGCGGTATTGATTCTAACTCGGCCTCCGAGTGTCAAGAAAATGCCGAAGAGCCGGGTGAGCACTTACAGGTGGGCAAGGAGTTCACTTTCCGAGTTACCGTGCTGCAGGCAACAGGCATTGGCGCGGAATATGCAGACATTTTCTGTCAGTTCAA CTTTTTGCATCGCCATGAGGAAGCTTTCTCGACGGAGCCTGTAAAGAACTCGGCATCTGGAGCTCCACTGGGTTTCTACCATGTGCAGAAT ATTACTGTGCCCGTGACAAAGTCATTTATTGAGTACTTGAAGACACAGCCAATCATGTTTAAGATCTTTGGACATTATCAGACTCATCCACTGCACAAGGATGCCAAGCAGGAGTTCGTTTCTCGTCCACCACCAAGACGCATGCTGCCACCAAGCATACCAATAAGTCAGCCAGTGCGCAGTCCCAAATTCGGACCGCTGCCCTGTCCGCCATCCTCGACAGTCTTGGCGAAGCATGATGTGCTGGTGTGGTTCGAGATCTGTGAGCTGGCACCAAATGGAGAATATGTGCCATcg GTGGTCGAGCACAGTGATGATCTTCCCTGTCGTGGACTCTTCCTGTTGCATCAAGGCATTCAGCGTCGCATTCGCATCACCATTGTGCATGAGCCCACACCCGAGGTGAAGTGGAAGGACATAAACGAGTTGGTCGTTGGTCGCATTCGCAATACACCCGAGTCCTCGGATGAGCAGGACGAGGATGCTTGTGTGCTGTCGCTAGGCCTCTTCCCCGGCGAGGTCTTGGATGTGCCTGGCGATGATCGCTCATTCTATCGCTTCGAGGCTGCTTGGGATTCTAGTCTGCACAACTCTGCGCTTCTCAATCGGGTCTCGCAAGGCGGTGAAACCATCTACATTACACTCAGCGCCTATTTGGAG CTGGAGAACTGTGCGCGACCTGCCATCATCACCAAGGATCTGAGCATGGTTATCTATGGACGTGATGCACGCACTGGACCGCGCTCATTGAAACATCTGTTTTCGGGACAATATCGCAATCCGGAAGCCAATCGTCTGTCAGGCGTCTATGAGTTGTCGCTGCGCAGAGCATCCGAAGCAGGTAGTCCAG GTGTACAACGTCGTCAGCGTCGTGTGCTTGACACCAGCTCCACATATGTGCGGGGTGAAGAGAATCTACATGGCTGGCGGCCACGAGGCGACTCTCTGATCTTCGATCATCAGTGGGAGTTGGAGAAGTTGACGCGTCTGGAAGAAGTGGGCCGTATGCgtcatttgctgttgctgcgcgAACGTTTGGGCATGGACACCAATCCCAATCCGACCACTAAAACTGAAAAGGATGTGTGCAATCTGGCGGCACGTGCTGCTACCTCGCCAGTGCACATGGTCATACCACAGTCGCCGCAGACTCCCGTCAAGGATCCACAGCAGATCATGCCCGAGCGCGAGTACAATCAACGTGAGCAGGAACTTATGCTCAAGTGCTTGAAACTGGTGCAAG GCCGTTACAACAGGGTTGACCCGAATGAACCACAGTCCCAGACAGATGTCTCTCCTAGTGATGAGGGCTGTGCTGACATGACCGTTAGCTGTATCTCTAGCAACTCCATGGA AAACcacaaatttgtaattcgaCACAg ATTATGCTCTCCAGATCGTGCCGATGCACCAAATGGTTGGGAAGCTCCTGCGCCGGCAACTCAGCCGGCACTGCCTTTGCGCTTATACGTTCCAGAACTGGAGGAGATTCGTGTTAGCCCAGTCGTAGCACGTAAAGGTCTATTGAATGTCCTGGAGCATGGGGGTTCCGGCTGGAAGAAGCGCTGGGTG attGTACGTCGTCCTTATGTATTTATCTATCGCTCTGAAAAGGATCCCGTTGAGCGGGCCGTCTTAAATCTGGCCACAGCTCATGTGGAGTGCAGCGAGGATCAGGCGGCAATGGTTAAGATACCCAACACATTCAG CGTGGTGACCAAGCATCGAGGCTACCTGCTGCAAACACTCGGGGACAAAGAGGTTCACGACTGGCTCTATGCCATTAATCCATTGTTGGCCGGGCAAATCAA ATCACGGCTGGCGCGTCGCACTTTGGAGCCGGCTTCGCAGACAGCTTCACAGATTCAGGCCAGCAGCGTGGTGAATCAAAACGCAGCGAATAAATGA
- the LOC133844305 gene encoding kinesin-like protein unc-104 isoform X5 has protein sequence MIAAISPADINYDETLSTLRYADRAKQIVCKAVVNEDANAKLIRELKEEIQKLRDLLKAEGIEVQEDSTLTEDEITKSTVIKSPTKGRNRNGSTTEMAVDQLQASEKLIAELNETWEEKLKRTEEIRLQREAVFAEMGVAVKEDGITVGVFSPKKTPHLVNLNEDPNLSECLLYYIKDGLTRLGTHEANVPQDIQLSGSHILKEHCTFENRNSTVTLLPHKDAIIFINGRKLVEPEVLKTGSRVILGKNHVFRFTNPEQARELREKITENEAENEVEKADTQQVDWNFAQCELLEKQGIDLKAEMKKRLDNLEEQYKREKLQADQQFEEQRKSYEARIDALQKQVEEQSMTMSMYSSYSPEDFHQEEDVYTNPMYESCWTAREAGLAAWAFRKWRYHQFTSLRDDLWGNAIFLKEANAISVELKKKVQFQFTLLTDTLYSPLPPELASSVAPLQQDDEYGAPPVSKTLVAVEVTDTKNGATHYWSLEKLRYRLELMRQVYNVESPPSSMLFDTSSIEASGNGLTLTEMPPPLTLSMQYTQTQPQSQMMLEQPELNVRDRQASPSRLTLANLIPSRQRLELMREMYHNEAELSPTSPDYNVESLTGGDPFYDRFPWFRMVGRSFIYLSNLLYPVPLVHKVAIVNERGDVRGYLRIAVQPVLDEESIEFNNGVKQSARLVFNEDDAKPKYRALNEKDDVQRYIDNGGIDSKLEELEDADSGRGIDSNSASECQENAEEPGEHLQVGKEFTFRVTVLQATGIGAEYADIFCQFNFLHRHEEAFSTEPVKNSASGAPLGFYHVQNITVPVTKSFIEYLKTQPIMFKIFGHYQTHPLHKDAKQEFVSRPPPRRMLPPSIPISQPVRSPKFGPLPCPPSSTVLAKHDVLVWFEICELAPNGEYVPSVVEHSDDLPCRGLFLLHQGIQRRIRITIVHEPTPEVKWKDINELVVGRIRNTPESSDEQDEDACVLSLGLFPGEVLDVPGDDRSFYRFEAAWDSSLHNSALLNRVSQGGETIYITLSAYLELENCARPAIITKDLSMVIYGRDARTGPRSLKHLFSGQYRNPEANRLSGVYELSLRRASEAGSPGVQRRQRRVLDTSSTYVRGEENLHGWRPRGDSLIFDHQWELEKLTRLEEVGRMRHLLLLRERLGMDTNPNPTTKTEKDVCNLAARAATSPVHMVIPQSPQTPVKDPQQIMPEREYNQREQELMLKCLKLVQGRYNRVDPNEPQSQTDVSPSDEGCADMTVSCISSNSMENHKFVIRHRLCSPDRADAPNGWEAPAPATQPALPLRLYVPELEEIRVSPVVARKGLLNVLEHGGSGWKKRWVIVRRPYVFIYRSEKDPVERAVLNLATAHVECSEDQAAMVKIPNTFSVVTKHRGYLLQTLGDKEVHDWLYAINPLLAGQIKSRLARRTLEPASQTASQIQASSVVNQNAANK, from the exons ATGATCGCTGCTATCTCGCCAGCTGACATTAATTACGACGAGACCCTCAGTACTCTACG CTATGCTGATCGTGCCAAGCAAATTGTCTGCAAGGCTGTTGTCAATGAGGATGCGAATGCAAAACTTATACGGGAGCTCAAAGAGGAAATTCAGAAACTTCGCGACCTGCTCAAGGCCGAGGGCATTGAGGTGCAAGAAG ATTCTACTCTTACAGAGGACGAGATTACCAAGTCGACGGTTATTAAGTCGCCCACCAAAGGACGCAATCGTAATGGTTCCACCACGGAGATGGCAGTGGATCAGCTGCAAGCCAGCGAGAAGCTTATTGCAG AACTTAATGAAACCTGGGAGGAGAAACTCAAACGCACTGAGGAAATACGTTTGCAGCGCGAAGCAGTCTTTGCCGAAATGGGAGTGGCCGTTAAGGAGGATGGCATCACAGTTGGAGTTTTCTCACCCAAGAAGACCCCGCATCTGGTGAATCTCAACGAAGATCCCAATTTGTCAGAGTGCCTGCTCTATTACATTAAGGATGGTTTAACGCGTCTTGGCACACATGAGGCTAATGTGCCACAGGACATTCAGCTGTCTGGTTCGCACATCTTAAAGGAACATTGCACTTTTGAGAATCGAAATAGCACCGTTACTTTGTTGCCTCACAAGGATGCCATAATTTTCATCAATGGACGCAAGTTGGTCGAGCCAGAGGTGCTCAAGACTGGCTCTCGTGTCATTCTGGGCAAGAACCATGTGTTCCGCTTCACCAATCCGGAACAGGCTCGCGAGCTGCGCGAAAAAATTACTGAAAACGAGGCCGAGAACGAGGTAGAAAAGGCCGATACACAGCAGGTGGATTGGAACTTTGCGCAGTGTGAACTCTTGGAGAAACAGGGCATTGATCTTAAGGCTGAGATGAAGAAACGTCTCGACAATCTTGAGGAGCAATATAAGCGAGAGAAACTTCAAGCCGATCAGCAGTTCGAGGAGCAACGCAAGTCCTACGAGGCTCGCATTGATGCTCTGCAAAAGCAGGTGGAAGAACAATCCATGACCATGTCCATGTACAGCAGCTACTCACCCGAGGATTTTCATCAGGAGGAGGACGTTTACA CTAATCCGATGTACGAGTCCTGCTGGACAGCACGAGAGGCAGGGTTGGCGGCTTGGGCTTTCCGCAAGTGGCGCTATCATCAGTTTACTTCACTGCGTGACGATCTTTGGGGCAATGCCATATTCCTTAAGGAGGCAAATGCCATTTCCGTGGAGCTCAAGAAGAAG GTACAATTCCAATTTACCCTTTTGACCGACACTCTGTACTCACCGCTACCCCCGGAGCTGGCCTCAAGTGTGGCGCCTCTGCAGCAAGATGACGAGTATGGAGCACCACCAGTTTCCAAGACTCTGGTCGCTGTGGAGGTTACTGACACAAAGAATGGAGCTACACATTATTGGTCACTGGAGAAGCTACG CTATCGCCTCGAGTTGATGCGACAAGTGTACAATGTCGAGAGCCCGCCATCATCGATGCTATTCGATACGTCCAGCATTGAGGCAAGCGGCAATGGACTCACTCTGACCGAGATGCCACCACCACTTACCCTTTCCATGCAGTACACACAGACTCAGCCCCAATCTCAGATGATGTTGGAGCAGCCAGAGCTGAATGTGAGGGACCGTCAGGCATCCCCATCGCGTTTGACATTGGCGAATCTGATACCTTCTAG ACAACGATTAGAGCTAATGCGTGAAATGTATCACAATGAAGCGGAGCTGAGTCCAACCTCACCCGATTACAATGTGGAGAGTCTAACTGGTGGCGATCCATTCTATGATCGCTTCCCCTGGTTCCGCATGGTCGGTCGGTCGTTTATTTACCTGAGCAACTTGCTCTATCCCGTTCCATTGGTCCACAAGGTGGCCATTGTTAACGAACGCGGCGATGTGCGCGGATATCTTCGTATTGCTGTACAACCAGTTTTGGATGAGGAATCGATTGAATTCAACAATGGCGTCAAACAGTCTGCTCGTTTAGTATTCAATGAGGACGATGCCAAGCCCAAGTATCGTGCTCTCAATGAGAAGGATGATGTGCAGCGTTATATTGACAATGGAGGAATCGACAGCAAGCTTGAGG AACTTGAAGATGCCGACTCTGGTCGCGGTATTGATTCTAACTCGGCCTCCGAGTGTCAAGAAAATGCCGAAGAGCCGGGTGAGCACTTACAGGTGGGCAAGGAGTTCACTTTCCGAGTTACCGTGCTGCAGGCAACAGGCATTGGCGCGGAATATGCAGACATTTTCTGTCAGTTCAA CTTTTTGCATCGCCATGAGGAAGCTTTCTCGACGGAGCCTGTAAAGAACTCGGCATCTGGAGCTCCACTGGGTTTCTACCATGTGCAGAAT ATTACTGTGCCCGTGACAAAGTCATTTATTGAGTACTTGAAGACACAGCCAATCATGTTTAAGATCTTTGGACATTATCAGACTCATCCACTGCACAAGGATGCCAAGCAGGAGTTCGTTTCTCGTCCACCACCAAGACGCATGCTGCCACCAAGCATACCAATAAGTCAGCCAGTGCGCAGTCCCAAATTCGGACCGCTGCCCTGTCCGCCATCCTCGACAGTCTTGGCGAAGCATGATGTGCTGGTGTGGTTCGAGATCTGTGAGCTGGCACCAAATGGAGAATATGTGCCATcg GTGGTCGAGCACAGTGATGATCTTCCCTGTCGTGGACTCTTCCTGTTGCATCAAGGCATTCAGCGTCGCATTCGCATCACCATTGTGCATGAGCCCACACCCGAGGTGAAGTGGAAGGACATAAACGAGTTGGTCGTTGGTCGCATTCGCAATACACCCGAGTCCTCGGATGAGCAGGACGAGGATGCTTGTGTGCTGTCGCTAGGCCTCTTCCCCGGCGAGGTCTTGGATGTGCCTGGCGATGATCGCTCATTCTATCGCTTCGAGGCTGCTTGGGATTCTAGTCTGCACAACTCTGCGCTTCTCAATCGGGTCTCGCAAGGCGGTGAAACCATCTACATTACACTCAGCGCCTATTTGGAG CTGGAGAACTGTGCGCGACCTGCCATCATCACCAAGGATCTGAGCATGGTTATCTATGGACGTGATGCACGCACTGGACCGCGCTCATTGAAACATCTGTTTTCGGGACAATATCGCAATCCGGAAGCCAATCGTCTGTCAGGCGTCTATGAGTTGTCGCTGCGCAGAGCATCCGAAGCAGGTAGTCCAG GTGTACAACGTCGTCAGCGTCGTGTGCTTGACACCAGCTCCACATATGTGCGGGGTGAAGAGAATCTACATGGCTGGCGGCCACGAGGCGACTCTCTGATCTTCGATCATCAGTGGGAGTTGGAGAAGTTGACGCGTCTGGAAGAAGTGGGCCGTATGCgtcatttgctgttgctgcgcgAACGTTTGGGCATGGACACCAATCCCAATCCGACCACTAAAACTGAAAAGGATGTGTGCAATCTGGCGGCACGTGCTGCTACCTCGCCAGTGCACATGGTCATACCACAGTCGCCGCAGACTCCCGTCAAGGATCCACAGCAGATCATGCCCGAGCGCGAGTACAATCAACGTGAGCAGGAACTTATGCTCAAGTGCTTGAAACTGGTGCAAG GCCGTTACAACAGGGTTGACCCGAATGAACCACAGTCCCAGACAGATGTCTCTCCTAGTGATGAGGGCTGTGCTGACATGACCGTTAGCTGTATCTCTAGCAACTCCATGGA AAACcacaaatttgtaattcgaCACAg ATTATGCTCTCCAGATCGTGCCGATGCACCAAATGGTTGGGAAGCTCCTGCGCCGGCAACTCAGCCGGCACTGCCTTTGCGCTTATACGTTCCAGAACTGGAGGAGATTCGTGTTAGCCCAGTCGTAGCACGTAAAGGTCTATTGAATGTCCTGGAGCATGGGGGTTCCGGCTGGAAGAAGCGCTGGGTG attGTACGTCGTCCTTATGTATTTATCTATCGCTCTGAAAAGGATCCCGTTGAGCGGGCCGTCTTAAATCTGGCCACAGCTCATGTGGAGTGCAGCGAGGATCAGGCGGCAATGGTTAAGATACCCAACACATTCAG CGTGGTGACCAAGCATCGAGGCTACCTGCTGCAAACACTCGGGGACAAAGAGGTTCACGACTGGCTCTATGCCATTAATCCATTGTTGGCCGGGCAAATCAA ATCACGGCTGGCGCGTCGCACTTTGGAGCCGGCTTCGCAGACAGCTTCACAGATTCAGGCCAGCAGCGTGGTGAATCAAAACGCAGCGAATAAATGA